The following proteins are co-located in the Paenibacillus sp. FSL H8-0079 genome:
- the icd gene encoding NADP-dependent isocitrate dehydrogenase, whose protein sequence is MKLEKFAHPTEGEKIQIDNGTLQVPSNPIIPFIEGDGTGRDIWKASKRVLDAAVEKAYDGNKKIAWYEVFAGQKAFDTYGEWLPNDTLEAIREYIVAIKGPLTTPIGGGIRSLNVALRQELDLYTCLRPVRYFDGVPSPVKRPELVDMVIFRENTEDIYAGIEYAEGSEEVKKVIQFLQQEMGANKIRFPETSGIGIKPVSSEGSKRLVRAAVQYAIDHNRKTVTLVHKGNIMKFTEGAFKNWGYEVAEEEFADKVFTWAQYDIIKENEGTDAANAAQKAAEDAGKIIVKDAIADIALQQVLTRPGEFDVIATLNLNGDYLSDALAAQVGGIGIAPGANINYVTGHAIFEATHGTAPKYADKDVVNPGSVILSGVMLLEHLGWQEAANLIYKGMETSINNKTVTYDFARLMDGATEVKCSEFADQIIKNL, encoded by the coding sequence ATGAAATTAGAAAAATTTGCTCACCCAACTGAAGGCGAAAAAATTCAAATTGATAACGGTACACTTCAAGTACCTAGTAACCCAATCATTCCATTTATCGAAGGTGACGGTACAGGCCGTGACATCTGGAAAGCTTCCAAACGTGTATTGGATGCAGCTGTTGAAAAAGCATACGATGGCAACAAAAAAATTGCATGGTATGAAGTGTTTGCTGGACAAAAAGCATTCGATACATACGGTGAGTGGTTGCCGAATGATACGCTTGAAGCCATTCGCGAGTATATCGTAGCAATCAAAGGACCATTGACTACGCCAATTGGTGGCGGTATTCGTTCTCTGAACGTAGCTTTGCGTCAAGAGCTTGACTTGTACACATGCCTGCGTCCTGTTCGTTATTTTGACGGTGTACCTTCTCCGGTAAAACGTCCTGAGCTGGTAGACATGGTCATTTTCCGTGAGAATACGGAAGATATCTATGCAGGAATCGAGTATGCTGAAGGTTCTGAAGAAGTGAAAAAAGTAATCCAGTTCTTGCAACAAGAGATGGGTGCTAACAAAATTCGCTTCCCTGAAACTTCCGGTATTGGTATTAAACCAGTTTCTTCCGAAGGTTCGAAACGTTTGGTACGTGCAGCAGTTCAGTACGCAATTGATCATAACCGTAAGACGGTTACATTGGTACACAAAGGTAATATCATGAAATTTACCGAAGGTGCCTTCAAAAACTGGGGATACGAAGTGGCTGAAGAAGAATTCGCTGACAAAGTATTCACATGGGCACAATACGACATCATCAAAGAAAACGAAGGTACAGATGCAGCGAATGCAGCACAAAAAGCCGCTGAAGATGCTGGTAAAATCATCGTGAAAGATGCGATTGCCGATATCGCTCTGCAACAAGTATTGACTCGTCCAGGCGAGTTCGATGTAATCGCAACCCTGAACCTGAACGGTGACTATCTGTCCGATGCACTTGCTGCACAAGTTGGCGGAATTGGTATCGCTCCTGGAGCGAACATCAACTACGTAACAGGACATGCTATCTTCGAAGCGACTCACGGTACTGCACCTAAATACGCGGACAAAGATGTCGTGAACCCGGGTTCCGTTATTCTGTCCGGCGTAATGTTGCTTGAGCACTTGGGATGGCAGGAAGCCGCTAACCTGATCTACAAAGGTATGGAAACATCCATTAACAATAAAACAGTAACGTATGACTTCGCACGTCTGATGGACGGCGCTACTGAAGTGAAATGTTCTGAATTCGCTGATCAAATCATTAAAAACCTGTAA
- the mdh gene encoding malate dehydrogenase, translating into MTIQRKKITVVGAGFTGATTALMLAQKELGDVVLVDIPQLENPTKGKALDMMEASPVQGFDSHIVGTSNYEDTAGSEIVIITAGIARKPGMSRDDLVNTNAGIVKSVCENVKKYCPDSIVIILSNPVDAMTYAAYQTLGFPKNRVIGQSGVLDTARYCTFIAQELNVSVEDVRGFVLGGHGDDMVPLVRYSSVGGIPIDTLIPADRIESIVQRTRVGGGEIVNLLGNGSAYYAPAASIVQMTEAILKDKKRIIPVIAYLEGEYGYNDLFLGVPTILGGNGIEKIFELELTAEEKAGLDKSADSVRNVISVVNL; encoded by the coding sequence TTGACTATTCAGCGCAAAAAAATCACAGTAGTCGGCGCCGGGTTTACCGGAGCTACGACCGCATTGATGCTTGCCCAAAAGGAACTCGGGGATGTTGTACTGGTTGATATTCCTCAACTGGAGAACCCGACGAAGGGGAAAGCACTCGATATGATGGAAGCGAGTCCGGTTCAAGGATTTGACAGTCATATCGTCGGTACTTCCAACTATGAAGATACTGCAGGTTCTGAGATTGTAATCATCACGGCTGGTATCGCCCGTAAACCGGGTATGAGCCGCGATGATCTGGTTAATACGAATGCGGGTATCGTGAAGTCCGTTTGTGAAAATGTGAAAAAATATTGCCCTGATTCCATCGTCATTATTCTAAGCAACCCGGTGGATGCGATGACTTATGCAGCTTATCAGACCCTGGGTTTTCCTAAAAACCGTGTTATCGGTCAGTCAGGTGTTCTGGATACAGCACGTTATTGCACCTTCATTGCGCAAGAGTTGAATGTATCTGTTGAAGATGTTCGTGGATTCGTTCTTGGCGGCCATGGAGACGATATGGTACCCCTCGTTCGTTATTCGAGTGTAGGTGGTATTCCGATCGATACGCTGATTCCGGCAGACCGCATCGAATCCATCGTTCAGCGCACACGTGTTGGCGGTGGCGAGATTGTGAATTTGCTGGGTAACGGCAGTGCATATTATGCACCGGCGGCTTCAATCGTTCAGATGACCGAAGCGATTTTGAAGGACAAGAAACGCATCATTCCAGTGATCGCTTATCTTGAAGGTGAGTATGGCTACAATGATCTGTTCCTCGGTGTACCAACCATTCTAGGTGGTAACGGCATTGAGAAAATATTCGAACTTGAACTGACCGCAGAAGAAAAAGCAGGATTGGACAAATCAGCTGATTCGGTTCGCAACGTCATTTCGGTAGTAAACCTGTAA
- the ytvI gene encoding sporulation integral membrane protein YtvI: MDRIIMKRLLRGLWVIIATVLIAVAIYLLFPLLYPFAIAWIIAYAMNPLVKLLQHRARFPRWLAVTLSLILYFGAIAVVLSAAITRMVKEVISLTTSFDLHVDEIKDTFVRWTQNDTIQSLIAQINEFYKENPNYQETINSNISKTTETVGTVVTDLVTGFFNMILSLLTSLPNMGAVLIVVLLSTFFISKSWTRHSITVSGWVPSSIRKPISDIWTDLKKALFGYARAQLIMISITALFVMIGLLILQVNSAFTIALMIGLVDLLPYLGVGLVMVPWAAYLFMNGDLYLGIGISVIYLILLIARQIIEPKVLASSVGLDPLATLVGMFVGLKLFGVLGLIIGPVSLVILDAFNRANVLRDLRTYIINGRVR; this comes from the coding sequence TTGGATAGAATTATAATGAAACGTCTGCTCCGCGGCTTATGGGTGATTATTGCGACCGTTCTGATCGCCGTTGCCATATACTTACTGTTTCCGCTCTTATACCCTTTTGCGATCGCCTGGATTATCGCTTACGCCATGAATCCATTGGTGAAGCTGCTTCAGCATCGAGCACGATTCCCCCGCTGGCTGGCTGTGACTCTTTCATTGATCCTTTATTTTGGAGCCATTGCGGTGGTCCTGTCTGCGGCTATTACCCGTATGGTGAAAGAAGTCATTTCACTGACGACAAGCTTCGATCTCCACGTTGATGAGATCAAAGACACGTTTGTGCGCTGGACTCAGAATGACACGATTCAGAGTTTGATTGCGCAGATCAATGAGTTTTACAAGGAAAATCCGAACTACCAGGAAACCATCAACAGCAATATTAGTAAAACGACGGAAACGGTGGGTACAGTCGTGACAGATCTGGTCACCGGATTTTTCAACATGATTCTAAGTCTGCTGACCTCCCTACCTAACATGGGCGCAGTATTAATCGTTGTTCTATTATCTACGTTCTTCATTAGCAAAAGTTGGACCCGGCACAGCATCACCGTCTCAGGTTGGGTACCCTCTTCCATTCGCAAGCCGATATCCGACATATGGACTGACCTAAAGAAGGCACTATTCGGATACGCAAGAGCACAATTGATCATGATCTCGATTACAGCACTATTCGTCATGATTGGACTGCTTATACTGCAAGTCAATTCAGCCTTCACCATCGCTCTGATGATTGGTTTGGTCGATCTGCTTCCTTATCTGGGTGTCGGTCTGGTCATGGTACCTTGGGCAGCATATCTATTTATGAATGGGGATCTGTATCTGGGGATTGGCATTAGTGTTATCTATCTTATTTTGCTGATTGCCCGTCAGATTATTGAACCCAAGGTACTTGCCAGCAGTGTAGGCCTCGACCCGCTCGCCACGCTGGTTGGCATGTTCGTAGGTTTGAAGCTGTTCGGTGTACTGGGTTTGATTATTGGTCCTGTCAGTCTGGTCATCCTCGATGCATTCAATCGAGCTAACGTATTACGCGACCTCAGAACATACATCATCAACGGACGTGTCCGATGA
- the pyk gene encoding pyruvate kinase: MRKTKIVCTIGPSSESLENTKKLIMAGMNVARLNFSHGDFDEHGGRIIAIRQACEELNKTVAILLDTKGPEIRTGKLEVEPIELVQDEYITLTTEEILGTKERLSITYTDLPNDVEPGSTILIDDGLIGLTVVEVQGTEIKCRIVNGGSIKSKKGVNVPGVAISLPGITEKDANDIVFGIEQGVDFIAASFVRKASDVLEIRELLEKHNAGHIQIISKIENQQGVDNLDEILEVSDGLMVARGDLGVEIPAEEVPLVQKRMIQKCNVAGKPVITATQMLDSMQRNPRPTRAEASDVANAIFDGTDAIMLSGETAAGKYPVESVLTMSRIAEKAESALPYQELYLKQRVAQQTTVTEAISQSVALQAQDLNAKAIITSTESGHTARMISKYRPESPIIAVTTEDRTSRRLALAWGVTPVKGRLVDSTDALFENAIEGGVKSGLVKEGDLVVITAGVPLGRSGSTNLIKVSQIPNNA; encoded by the coding sequence ATGCGCAAAACGAAAATTGTATGTACCATTGGTCCATCCAGTGAATCACTGGAGAACACCAAAAAATTGATTATGGCCGGTATGAATGTGGCCCGTCTGAACTTCTCCCACGGTGATTTCGATGAGCACGGCGGACGGATCATTGCGATTCGCCAAGCATGCGAAGAGTTGAACAAAACAGTAGCGATCCTGCTGGACACCAAGGGACCGGAAATTCGGACAGGTAAACTCGAAGTTGAGCCGATTGAATTGGTTCAAGACGAGTACATCACTTTGACAACAGAAGAAATTCTGGGCACCAAAGAACGTCTTTCCATTACGTATACAGATCTTCCGAATGATGTTGAACCGGGATCTACAATTCTGATCGACGACGGTCTGATCGGACTGACTGTGGTGGAAGTGCAAGGCACCGAGATCAAATGCCGTATCGTTAACGGTGGTTCGATCAAAAGTAAAAAAGGTGTTAACGTTCCGGGCGTTGCCATTTCTCTGCCGGGTATCACTGAAAAAGACGCTAACGATATCGTATTCGGTATTGAGCAAGGTGTCGATTTCATCGCGGCTTCTTTTGTTCGTAAAGCGAGTGACGTACTTGAGATTCGTGAATTGCTCGAAAAACACAATGCTGGACATATCCAAATCATCTCCAAAATCGAAAACCAACAAGGTGTCGACAACCTCGATGAAATCCTTGAAGTGTCTGACGGCCTGATGGTTGCTCGTGGAGACCTGGGTGTTGAGATTCCTGCGGAAGAAGTACCATTGGTACAAAAACGCATGATCCAAAAATGTAATGTTGCAGGTAAACCGGTTATCACAGCTACACAAATGCTGGATTCCATGCAGCGTAACCCGCGTCCAACACGTGCGGAAGCAAGTGACGTGGCGAATGCGATCTTCGACGGTACGGACGCAATCATGTTGTCCGGTGAGACAGCTGCGGGTAAATACCCAGTTGAATCCGTTCTGACCATGTCCCGTATTGCTGAAAAAGCAGAATCTGCTCTGCCTTACCAAGAGTTGTACCTGAAACAACGTGTTGCTCAACAAACAACCGTTACAGAAGCAATCAGCCAATCAGTTGCCCTCCAAGCTCAAGATTTGAACGCGAAAGCGATCATTACTTCGACTGAATCAGGACACACTGCACGCATGATTTCCAAGTATCGTCCAGAATCTCCAATCATCGCTGTGACAACGGAAGACAGAACTTCCCGTCGTTTGGCTCTGGCTTGGGGTGTAACTCCTGTAAAAGGAAGACTGGTTGATTCCACGGATGCTTTGTTCGAAAATGCAATTGAAGGCGGCGTGAAATCCGGACTTGTTAAAGAAGGAGACCTCGTTGTGATCACAGCAGGTGTACCTTTGGGACGTTCCGGTTCTACGAACCTGATTAAAGTAAGCCAAATTCCAAACAACGCTTAA
- the accD gene encoding acetyl-CoA carboxylase, carboxyltransferase subunit beta, with protein sequence MFKDIFQKKRKYATIPSERALPGEGQEVLERPKREIPEGLMNKCSKCGTIQYSKELEKNLKVCPACGYHMRLNAMERIAMVLDDQGFVEFDADMISVDPLGFPGYSNKLEQQRLKSGLKEAVITGEGTIDGLPVVVAVMSFDFFTGSMGSVVGEKITRAIEHATEKRLPLIIFSTSGGARMQESILSLMQMAKTSAALSRLDEQGGLYISVITDPTTGGVSASFASLGDINIAEPGAVFGFAGRIVIEQTIRQKLPDDFQTAEFNMQHGQLDMVVHRKELRATLGKLLDMHSEKGGV encoded by the coding sequence GTGTTCAAAGATATATTCCAGAAGAAACGGAAGTACGCTACCATACCTTCCGAGCGTGCACTTCCCGGCGAAGGCCAGGAAGTCCTAGAACGCCCAAAACGTGAAATACCTGAAGGGCTTATGAACAAGTGCAGCAAATGCGGCACCATTCAATATAGCAAGGAATTGGAGAAAAATCTGAAAGTATGTCCTGCTTGCGGTTACCATATGCGCCTTAACGCTATGGAGCGCATTGCTATGGTACTTGATGATCAAGGGTTTGTTGAGTTTGACGCTGATATGATATCGGTTGATCCACTTGGCTTTCCCGGATATAGCAACAAACTGGAACAACAGCGCCTGAAATCGGGTCTTAAGGAAGCGGTAATTACGGGGGAAGGAACTATTGATGGCCTGCCTGTAGTTGTGGCTGTCATGAGTTTTGATTTCTTCACAGGTAGCATGGGTTCGGTTGTAGGGGAGAAAATCACCCGTGCGATTGAACATGCAACAGAGAAACGCTTGCCATTGATTATTTTCTCCACATCAGGTGGTGCACGGATGCAGGAGAGTATTCTCAGTCTGATGCAAATGGCCAAAACAAGCGCAGCTTTATCCCGTTTGGATGAACAGGGCGGGCTGTACATTTCGGTCATTACGGACCCAACGACTGGTGGAGTCTCGGCAAGTTTTGCGAGTCTGGGCGATATTAATATTGCCGAACCTGGCGCTGTATTTGGTTTTGCCGGCAGAATCGTTATCGAACAGACGATCCGTCAGAAGTTGCCTGATGATTTCCAAACGGCTGAATTTAATATGCAACACGGTCAATTGGACATGGTTGTACACCGGAAAGAACTACGGGCCACTCTTGGCAAGCTTCTGGATATGCATAGTGAAAAAGGAGGGGTCTAA
- a CDS encoding thioesterase family protein has protein sequence MNGRAKEADNVQEQINGSWYAARLRVRYQESDQMGVVYHANYLNWFEIGRTEMIRQMGYTYRKMEEQGLLLPVTGLDVKYHKPARYDDEIIIFTRIAAFSGLRLNYEYDIRRMFEEPDEHMAIGERVWSADESLPGERLVTGSTQHVWVNGDWKPVRLDKAASELYSALEKVWLSGKG, from the coding sequence ATGAATGGTAGAGCGAAGGAGGCCGATAACGTGCAAGAACAGATCAACGGTAGCTGGTATGCGGCACGTCTTCGTGTACGCTATCAAGAAAGTGACCAGATGGGCGTGGTCTATCACGCGAACTATTTGAACTGGTTTGAAATCGGTCGTACTGAGATGATTCGCCAAATGGGGTATACATATCGTAAAATGGAGGAACAGGGGTTACTGCTTCCCGTAACCGGACTGGATGTGAAGTATCACAAACCTGCCCGATATGATGATGAGATTATCATTTTCACCCGTATTGCTGCATTTAGTGGTCTGCGACTGAACTATGAGTACGACATAAGGCGCATGTTTGAAGAACCTGATGAGCATATGGCGATTGGAGAAAGGGTATGGTCAGCTGATGAATCACTCCCCGGTGAACGGCTGGTTACAGGTTCTACCCAGCATGTATGGGTGAATGGAGACTGGAAGCCGGTTCGGCTGGATAAGGCAGCCTCTGAGCTATACAGCGCGCTTGAAAAGGTGTGGCTTTCGGGAAAGGGGTAA
- a CDS encoding phosphatidylglycerophosphatase A: protein MSYEIVEAMLARRGVRIDAIAAIVYRLQKGYHPELTLDDCVTSVKSVLQKREVQYTLYTGIALDELAEKKLLPQPLQAIMEADESLYGVDETLALGITHVYGMIGLTSFGYLDKEKIGVIHDLNEHATAIHVFLDDLVAGVAAAASARIAHKNIKAKKYPSDL from the coding sequence ATGTCATATGAAATCGTAGAAGCCATGCTGGCCCGGCGGGGTGTACGGATTGATGCCATCGCAGCAATTGTATACCGTCTGCAAAAAGGGTACCACCCCGAACTGACCTTGGACGACTGTGTAACCAGCGTGAAATCCGTTCTGCAGAAACGAGAGGTGCAATATACGCTCTATACCGGTATTGCTCTCGACGAACTTGCAGAGAAAAAACTCTTGCCCCAACCGTTACAGGCTATTATGGAAGCGGATGAATCCCTGTATGGAGTGGACGAGACTCTGGCCCTCGGCATTACTCATGTGTATGGTATGATCGGTTTAACCAGTTTTGGTTATCTGGATAAAGAAAAAATAGGTGTTATTCATGATTTGAACGAACACGCAACAGCCATTCATGTCTTTTTGGATGATCTGGTCGCAGGGGTGGCGGCTGCCGCTTCTGCCCGGATTGCACACAAAAATATTAAAGCCAAAAAATACCCCTCAGACCTGTAA
- a CDS encoding acetyl-CoA carboxylase carboxyltransferase subunit alpha, whose amino-acid sequence MAGELPYEAPLVEMRKKIDELVQFGQEKGIDFTDEIARLEERYHRLEEEIYTGITAAQKMHLARHQQRPTALDLIQLIFTDFIELHGDRMFGDDLAVVGGLAKLNGKTVTVIGQQRGKDTKDNIARFFGSAHPEGFRKGLRLMKQANKFGRPIITFIDTKGAYPGNTAEERGQSEAIARNLMEMAKLSVPVIVVVIGEGGSGGALAMAVGNRVLMLEHAIYSAISPNGAASILWKDASKADQAAEAMKITAKDLLEMEVIEDIIPEPRGGAHRDYEASAAFISEALVRHLDEMKGWSGDQLKQDRYEKFRKIGSVTFEPQAPIEAPQEPVEVDVASNLSGNAE is encoded by the coding sequence ATGGCGGGTGAGTTGCCATATGAAGCGCCTCTGGTTGAGATGCGCAAAAAGATTGATGAACTCGTACAGTTTGGACAGGAAAAAGGCATCGACTTCACGGACGAGATTGCCCGCCTGGAAGAACGTTACCATAGACTTGAAGAAGAGATTTACACTGGCATAACGGCAGCTCAGAAAATGCATCTGGCGCGTCATCAGCAGCGTCCAACGGCGCTGGACCTGATCCAGCTGATATTTACAGACTTCATTGAGCTGCACGGTGACCGCATGTTCGGAGACGATCTTGCGGTTGTTGGTGGGCTTGCCAAGTTGAATGGAAAGACAGTAACGGTAATTGGACAACAGCGGGGGAAAGATACGAAGGATAATATCGCCCGCTTTTTCGGGAGCGCTCATCCGGAAGGTTTCCGAAAAGGGCTGCGTCTGATGAAACAAGCGAACAAATTTGGCCGTCCTATTATTACGTTTATTGATACTAAAGGGGCGTATCCGGGTAATACTGCAGAAGAGAGAGGTCAATCGGAAGCTATTGCTCGCAACCTGATGGAAATGGCGAAACTTTCGGTCCCTGTTATTGTTGTGGTCATCGGCGAAGGTGGAAGCGGCGGTGCCCTCGCTATGGCTGTGGGTAATCGTGTGTTGATGCTGGAACATGCGATCTATTCTGCGATCTCTCCGAACGGGGCTGCTTCGATTCTCTGGAAAGATGCATCCAAGGCAGATCAGGCGGCTGAAGCGATGAAAATAACAGCCAAAGACCTCCTGGAGATGGAAGTCATTGAAGATATTATCCCTGAGCCACGCGGCGGTGCTCATCGGGATTATGAAGCGTCTGCTGCTTTCATCAGCGAAGCTCTGGTCCGTCATCTCGACGAGATGAAGGGTTGGAGCGGGGATCAGCTGAAACAGGATCGTTATGAGAAATTCCGTAAAATTGGATCGGTCACGTTTGAACCTCAAGCGCCCATTGAAGCCCCTCAAGAGCCTGTAGAAGTCGATGTGGCGAGTAATTTGTCGGGAAATGCTGAATAA
- a CDS encoding FxsA family protein: MRKWMWALLLIIPVIELFGFILISDWIGAGKTLLLMILTSLIGIAMLQFEGRKVLVDAKSEMERGKVPGRKMVDGLFIFVGGFLLLIPGFVTDLIGFTLVFPLTRPVYRLFFLGWLEKKMKSGNITFYRRPK, translated from the coding sequence ATGCGAAAATGGATGTGGGCTTTACTATTAATCATTCCGGTGATTGAATTATTTGGTTTCATTCTGATAAGTGACTGGATTGGAGCCGGAAAGACATTGCTTCTCATGATTCTCACGTCCTTGATTGGTATAGCAATGTTGCAGTTTGAAGGACGAAAAGTACTTGTGGACGCCAAATCCGAGATGGAGCGCGGCAAGGTACCTGGTAGAAAAATGGTTGATGGTCTTTTTATTTTCGTAGGTGGTTTCTTGCTCTTGATTCCAGGCTTTGTAACGGATCTGATCGGGTTTACACTGGTGTTTCCATTAACACGTCCGGTATACCGTCTGTTCTTCCTGGGTTGGCTGGAGAAGAAAATGAAAAGTGGCAACATCACGTTCTATCGTCGTCCGAAATGA
- the citZ gene encoding citrate synthase, protein MTATKGLEGIVATTSSISSIVDGVLTYRGYDIDDLAEHASFEEVAYLLWFGKLPTTDELKSLRKSLSDYAPIPSELIAQIQLYPKNVSTMAALRSAISALALYDEQADEMTTEANENKAVKLQAQLPTIVAAIARIRQGKEPVAPKEGASIAENFLYMMTGEEPSKTAVKALDQALVLHADHELNASTFAARVTVATLSDIYSGVTSAIGALKGPLHGGANEAVMKMLNEIGTPDRLEAAIQEKLNNREKIMGFGHRVYKNGDPRAKHLQKMSKELGELNNDTRLYDMSVKIEELVTGQKGLKPNVDFYSASVYTQLEIQQELFTPIFAISRVSGWTAHILEQLADNRIIRPRAEYTGPTEQKYVSIELR, encoded by the coding sequence ATGACAGCTACCAAAGGTCTGGAAGGCATCGTTGCAACAACCTCTTCGATCAGCTCTATTGTAGACGGTGTGCTTACATACCGTGGTTACGATATCGACGATTTGGCTGAACATGCCAGCTTTGAAGAAGTTGCCTATTTGTTGTGGTTTGGTAAATTGCCGACAACAGATGAACTGAAATCCCTTCGCAAAAGCCTGAGCGATTACGCGCCGATTCCGAGCGAGTTGATTGCACAAATCCAATTGTATCCGAAAAACGTCAGCACCATGGCAGCACTTCGTTCCGCAATCTCTGCACTTGCACTGTATGACGAGCAAGCGGATGAGATGACAACGGAAGCGAATGAGAACAAAGCCGTTAAGTTGCAAGCACAGTTGCCAACGATTGTGGCAGCCATCGCCCGTATTCGTCAGGGCAAAGAACCTGTGGCTCCAAAAGAAGGCGCTTCCATCGCAGAGAACTTTTTATATATGATGACTGGTGAAGAACCATCAAAGACCGCAGTAAAAGCATTGGACCAAGCGCTTGTCCTACATGCGGATCACGAGTTGAACGCTTCGACATTTGCAGCCCGTGTAACGGTTGCGACACTGTCGGATATCTATTCAGGTGTAACTTCCGCCATTGGCGCACTGAAGGGACCACTGCATGGCGGTGCGAATGAAGCCGTTATGAAAATGCTGAATGAGATCGGTACGCCTGATCGTCTGGAAGCGGCAATTCAGGAAAAACTGAACAACCGTGAAAAGATTATGGGCTTTGGACATCGCGTATACAAAAACGGTGATCCACGTGCCAAACATCTGCAGAAGATGTCCAAAGAACTGGGCGAGCTGAACAATGACACACGTCTGTATGATATGTCTGTGAAGATCGAGGAACTGGTTACAGGACAAAAAGGACTGAAGCCAAACGTAGACTTCTATTCTGCTTCTGTATATACCCAACTGGAGATTCAACAGGAATTGTTTACGCCGATCTTTGCCATCAGCCGGGTGTCTGGTTGGACTGCGCACATTTTGGAACAGCTTGCGGACAATCGCATCATTCGTCCACGTGCGGAGTACACAGGCCCTACTGAACAGAAATACGTTTCTATTGAACTTCGCTAA